A single genomic interval of Alistipes provencensis harbors:
- a CDS encoding trigger factor, protein MNIVREQRGENNSLIRVTVGEADYGQEVEKSLREYKRKANIPGFRPGMVPMGIVKKMFGKGVVAEQSYRKASNAAFEYLEKEKIDYLGDVIPSEEQGDFDFDNATEFEFVFEIGEAPAVNLELSDKDKLTYSKIKVDKKMHDDYRSNYLRRFGRLVDADKVTSDEALTVTLDNGEMNVADAYVGLISMSEEDRKPFIGKKVGAKMKVNLNDLYKNPAQRAACLQVKENELEGINPEFELEITKIRKFAEPELNEEFFKMAFPQGGVSDEAGFDKFIDAQIEGELRRESDYLFTMQLRDYLVKKAGLKMPEAFLKRWLYTINEGKFTMEDIEKDFDQFLKMFTWNYLQKHFIKADNLSVTKEEALAEAKALAAAQFAQYGMPSAPDEMLADYAEKILADKDQGQKIYEKLYEVKVVEDVKSKIKVTEKAVSADDFAKMAKEL, encoded by the coding sequence ATGAACATTGTAAGAGAACAACGCGGCGAGAATAACTCGCTGATTCGCGTGACTGTCGGCGAGGCGGATTACGGACAGGAGGTCGAGAAGTCCCTGCGCGAGTACAAGCGCAAGGCCAACATCCCCGGCTTCCGCCCGGGCATGGTGCCGATGGGCATCGTCAAGAAGATGTTCGGCAAGGGCGTCGTGGCCGAGCAGTCGTACCGCAAGGCGTCGAACGCCGCTTTCGAATACCTCGAGAAGGAGAAGATCGACTATCTGGGCGACGTGATCCCTTCGGAGGAGCAGGGCGATTTCGATTTCGACAACGCTACGGAGTTCGAATTCGTGTTCGAGATCGGCGAGGCTCCCGCTGTCAATCTGGAGCTCTCCGACAAGGATAAGCTGACATACAGCAAGATCAAGGTCGACAAGAAGATGCACGACGACTACCGTTCGAACTACCTGCGCCGCTTCGGCCGTCTGGTGGATGCCGACAAGGTGACTTCGGACGAGGCGCTGACCGTGACGCTCGACAACGGCGAGATGAACGTGGCCGACGCTTATGTGGGCCTGATTTCGATGTCGGAGGAGGATCGCAAGCCCTTCATCGGCAAGAAAGTGGGCGCCAAGATGAAGGTCAATCTCAACGACCTCTATAAGAACCCCGCCCAGCGCGCCGCCTGTCTGCAGGTCAAGGAGAACGAGCTGGAGGGCATCAACCCCGAATTCGAGCTGGAGATCACCAAGATCCGCAAGTTCGCCGAGCCGGAGCTGAACGAGGAGTTCTTCAAGATGGCGTTCCCGCAGGGCGGCGTCAGCGACGAGGCCGGCTTCGACAAGTTCATCGACGCCCAGATCGAGGGCGAACTGCGCCGCGAGAGCGACTATCTCTTCACGATGCAGTTGCGCGATTACCTCGTGAAGAAGGCCGGGCTGAAGATGCCCGAGGCGTTCCTCAAGCGCTGGCTCTACACCATCAACGAGGGTAAGTTCACGATGGAGGACATCGAGAAGGACTTCGACCAGTTCCTGAAGATGTTCACATGGAACTACCTCCAGAAGCACTTCATCAAGGCCGACAACCTCTCCGTTACGAAGGAGGAGGCACTGGCCGAGGCCAAGGCGCTGGCTGCCGCGCAGTTCGCACAGTACGGCATGCCGTCGGCACCGGACGAGATGCTGGCCGACTACGCTGAGAAGATCCTCGCCGACAAGGATCAGGGCCAGAAGATTTACGAGAAACTCTACGAGGTGAAGGTCGTCGAGGATGTCAAATCGAAGATTAAGGTGACGGAAAAAGCCGTATCTGCGGACGATTTCGCTAAAATGGCGAAGGAGCTTTAA
- the metF gene encoding methylenetetrahydrofolate reductase [NAD(P)H] has translation MNVVDIINEAIATGRTRFAFELLPPLKGDGMQKIFAAVEPLMALDPAYVNITFHREGIKETEREDGSVEWHVVRRRPGTVGISAAIQHRYSVEVVPHLICGGLSKYDIEDTLIDMDFLGLHNVLALRGDKSQNEKRFMPHPQGHAHAVDLVRQIADMNRGKFIDGEVEECHHSKFSIGVAGYPEVHAEARDITSDIERLKAKIDAGAEYVITQMFFDNRKYFDFVRRCREAGIEVPVIPGIKPLSTLRHLEILPETFGVELPEELVREAKAHPDNVREVGTEWAIAQSRELMAAGVPVLHYYTMSRTTNIQKIVKAIF, from the coding sequence ATGAACGTCGTAGATATCATCAACGAGGCGATCGCCACCGGACGCACCCGTTTCGCTTTCGAACTGCTGCCGCCGCTCAAGGGGGACGGCATGCAGAAGATATTCGCCGCCGTGGAGCCGCTGATGGCCCTCGACCCGGCCTATGTCAACATCACGTTCCACCGCGAGGGGATCAAGGAGACCGAGCGTGAGGACGGCAGCGTCGAATGGCACGTCGTGCGGCGCCGTCCGGGGACGGTCGGCATCTCGGCGGCCATCCAGCACCGCTACAGCGTGGAGGTGGTGCCGCACCTGATCTGCGGCGGGCTGTCGAAATACGACATCGAGGACACGCTCATCGACATGGACTTCCTCGGCCTGCACAACGTGCTGGCGCTGCGCGGCGACAAGTCGCAGAACGAAAAACGCTTCATGCCCCATCCGCAGGGACACGCGCACGCCGTAGACCTCGTGCGCCAGATCGCGGACATGAACCGCGGAAAGTTCATCGACGGCGAGGTCGAGGAGTGCCACCACTCGAAATTCTCGATCGGCGTGGCGGGCTACCCCGAGGTACACGCCGAAGCCCGCGACATCACCTCGGACATCGAGCGGCTGAAGGCCAAGATCGACGCCGGGGCGGAGTATGTCATCACGCAGATGTTCTTCGACAACCGCAAATACTTCGACTTCGTGCGCCGCTGCCGCGAGGCGGGAATCGAAGTGCCGGTCATTCCCGGCATCAAGCCCCTTTCAACGCTCCGCCATCTGGAAATCCTGCCCGAGACGTTCGGCGTGGAGCTGCCCGAAGAGCTGGTGCGCGAGGCGAAGGCGCACCCGGACAACGTGCGCGAGGTGGGTACCGAGTGGGCCATCGCCCAGAGCCGCGAACTGATGGCCGCAGGCGTGCCCGTCCTGCATTACTACACGATGAGCCGCACGACGAACATCCAGAAGATCGTGAAAGCGATATTTTAA
- a CDS encoding glutaminyl-peptide cyclotransferase, whose protein sequence is MKTIFISLLSLLLLPACGGSAARSKRPAQTSPAAVQMQPKTYTYRIAATYPHSTTAYTQGLYYDGGLLWEGTGQYGESLVQTVDLTTGNTSVLTRLPRSEFGEGIARVGDELFQLTWQSNTAHVYDLKNGCKKIRDHRYPGEGWGLTTDGTKLYMSDGTATIYTVEPATFRREKRVTVTFQGAPVNYLNELEWIGGRIWANVYTTEQIVIIDPATGIVEGVVDLTGILPEEEMTPATDVLNGIAYDAERERIFVTGKNWPKLYEIELIEK, encoded by the coding sequence ATGAAAACGATCTTCATATCCCTGCTTTCCCTGCTGCTGCTCCCGGCGTGCGGCGGCTCCGCGGCGCGTTCCAAACGCCCGGCGCAGACCTCACCGGCGGCCGTGCAGATGCAGCCCAAAACATACACCTACCGCATCGCGGCGACCTATCCCCACTCGACAACAGCCTACACCCAAGGACTGTACTATGACGGCGGCCTCCTATGGGAGGGAACGGGGCAGTACGGCGAATCGCTCGTGCAGACCGTCGATCTCACGACGGGCAATACCAGCGTGCTGACACGCCTGCCCCGCTCGGAGTTCGGCGAAGGGATCGCCCGCGTGGGCGACGAGCTTTTCCAGCTCACTTGGCAGTCCAACACCGCACACGTCTACGACCTGAAGAACGGGTGCAAAAAAATCCGCGACCACCGCTATCCCGGCGAGGGCTGGGGCCTCACGACCGACGGCACAAAACTCTACATGTCGGACGGTACGGCCACGATCTACACGGTGGAGCCCGCGACGTTCCGCCGCGAGAAGCGCGTGACGGTGACCTTTCAGGGCGCTCCGGTCAACTACCTCAACGAGCTGGAATGGATCGGGGGCAGAATATGGGCCAACGTCTACACCACCGAACAGATCGTGATCATCGACCCCGCGACGGGCATCGTGGAGGGCGTCGTGGACCTGACGGGCATCCTGCCCGAGGAGGAGATGACCCCGGCGACCGACGTGCTGAACGGCATCGCCTACGACGCCGAACGGGAGCGTATCTTCGTGACGGGCAAGAACTGGCCGAAGCTCTACGAAATAGAACTAATCGAAAAATAA
- a CDS encoding M20 family metallopeptidase, protein MTPVEFRRRLHAHPELSFREHGTAAFIEQQLTELGIKHRRIADTGVLARIGGRKTAAGDRRAVVLRADIDALPITEQNACEWRSQNEGVMHACGHDMHAAVLFGVLKEFAAAPDFRGTLFGLFQPGEECNPGGASLVLAEKPFDEYEVRAVVGEHVEPQLEVGTLGFRAGKYMAASDELRFRVHGTGGHGAMRRQLKDPVAAGAELLTRLIALNGEECVLSIGRVEAGGATNIVPDEVYMEGTLRTFDEREREIIHRRIGIIAADIDKRHGVKTDVNIGRGYPCVVNDEMLVKKAVALARTEGLGVEMLPLRTTAEDFGFYCKQYPSLFYRLGVGAAAGRPHTATFSPDEGALDVGIGFMRRLALQILEK, encoded by the coding sequence ATGACACCCGTCGAATTTCGCCGCCGCCTGCATGCGCATCCCGAACTCTCGTTCCGGGAGCACGGCACGGCGGCATTCATCGAACAGCAGCTCACGGAGCTGGGCATCAAGCACCGCAGAATCGCCGACACAGGCGTACTGGCCCGCATCGGGGGCCGCAAGACGGCCGCCGGCGACCGCCGTGCCGTCGTCCTGCGGGCCGACATCGACGCCCTGCCCATCACGGAGCAGAACGCCTGCGAATGGCGGTCGCAGAACGAGGGCGTGATGCACGCCTGCGGCCACGACATGCACGCCGCGGTGCTGTTCGGCGTACTGAAGGAGTTCGCCGCGGCGCCCGATTTCCGGGGCACGCTCTTCGGACTGTTCCAGCCGGGCGAGGAGTGCAACCCCGGCGGAGCGTCGCTGGTGCTGGCCGAAAAGCCGTTCGACGAATATGAGGTGCGGGCCGTGGTCGGCGAGCATGTCGAGCCGCAGTTAGAGGTCGGGACCCTCGGCTTCCGGGCCGGGAAATACATGGCCGCCAGCGACGAACTGCGTTTCCGCGTGCACGGCACGGGCGGTCACGGGGCCATGCGCCGACAACTCAAAGACCCCGTGGCGGCGGGTGCCGAACTGCTGACGCGCCTCATCGCCCTCAACGGCGAGGAGTGCGTGCTGTCGATCGGCCGCGTGGAGGCCGGCGGGGCGACGAACATCGTGCCCGACGAGGTGTACATGGAGGGGACGCTGCGCACGTTCGACGAACGGGAGCGCGAGATCATCCACCGCCGCATCGGGATCATCGCGGCGGACATCGACAAACGCCACGGCGTGAAGACCGACGTGAACATCGGCCGGGGCTATCCCTGCGTGGTGAACGACGAGATGCTGGTCAAAAAGGCCGTCGCGCTGGCCCGGACCGAAGGGCTCGGGGTGGAGATGCTGCCCCTGAGGACCACGGCCGAGGATTTCGGGTTCTACTGCAAACAATATCCGTCGCTGTTTTACCGGCTGGGCGTAGGCGCCGCAGCCGGACGGCCCCATACGGCGACGTTCTCACCCGACGAAGGGGCCTTGGACGTGGGCATCGGCTTTATGCGCCGACTGGCCCTGCAAATTTTGGAAAAATGA
- the metH gene encoding methionine synthase has protein sequence MATTLYEQLEKRILLLDGGFGTMVQGYGLQEEDYRGERFGDWPVLLKGCNDLLVLTRPDVVREIHEKYLQAGADIIETDSFNANAVSLADYRMEGLAYEMSKAAAEVARRAADEFTARNPQKPRFVAGSMGPTNRTASMSADVANPAAREVTFAQLAEAYSDQARGLVDGGADILLVETVFDTLNAKAALYAIDTLCAELGCAIPVMVSGTLADASGRTLSGQTVEVFAASVSHAHLLSVGLNCAYGAKQLLPYLERLAAVAETRISAHPNAGLPNVMGGYDETPEMFAEDVGEYLRRGLVNIVGGCCGTTPAHIFELSKIAGQYTPRPLPEPRHTTVLSGLEPLRIVPEANFINIGERTNVAGSAKFARLIREANYEEALSVARAQVDAGAQIVDVCMDDGLIDGPTAMRTFLNLMASEPEIARVPVMIDSSKWEVLQAGLEVTQGKSVVNSISLKEGEAEFLRRAGEIHRFGAAAVVMLFDERGQADTYERKVEVAERAYRTLTENGFPPEDIIFDPNVLAVATGIPEHDGYAKAFIDATRWIKENLPHAKVSGGVSNLSFAFRGNNAVREAMHSAFLYHAIRAGMDMGIVNPQLVRVYSEIEPELLERVEDVILCRRADAAERLTEYAQQVQQTAQTQPQAPDAWRAGTLEERIAHAMLKGVADYIEQDALEGYEALGSPMAVIDTLLMPAMEQVGALFGEGKMFLPQVVKTARVMKRAVAALTPYIEQGSGGTSHNAGKVLIATVKGDVHDIGKNIVAVVMACNGYEIKDLGVMVESERIVDEAVAWGAQSICLSGLITPSLDEMAHVCAELERRGLRIPVIIGGATTSDLHTAVKIAPVYSGAVIHSANASSNSQILAQLLGPDGDLYIDKIKADQQALRQDYARQLRIRDLMPLAEARKAGRSARPHDPVKPLHPGRMVFPDFDVADAEPFIDWNFFFPAWGLKGRYPEILDHPDRGAEARKVFADAQALLARIRDERLLTLQGVVGIFPARSEGDDIRVTDTKGREKRLPMLRNQTRGQENRSLADFIAPAGDWIGCFAVTAGIGLKELTEKFRAEGDDYSAIMAKLLADRLTEAFAEAVHTFVRRQMWGYETGEPLTPKQVVRGEYRGRRMAFGYPATPDHSLKREVFDLLAAEVTTGMRLTENWMIDPGEALCGLLLADADYFSVGTIDAQQLEEYAERRGMEVETVKKIIPNNV, from the coding sequence ATGGCAACGACGCTATACGAACAACTGGAAAAACGCATCCTGCTGCTCGACGGAGGCTTCGGGACGATGGTTCAGGGCTACGGACTGCAGGAGGAGGATTACCGCGGCGAACGCTTCGGCGACTGGCCGGTGCTGCTGAAAGGGTGCAACGACCTGCTCGTGCTGACGCGCCCCGATGTAGTGCGCGAAATCCACGAAAAATACCTGCAGGCGGGAGCCGACATCATCGAAACCGATTCGTTCAACGCCAACGCCGTGTCGCTGGCCGACTACCGCATGGAGGGGCTGGCCTACGAGATGTCGAAAGCCGCGGCCGAGGTGGCCCGCCGTGCGGCAGACGAGTTCACGGCCCGCAACCCGCAGAAACCCCGCTTCGTGGCAGGCTCGATGGGTCCCACGAACCGCACGGCCTCGATGTCGGCCGACGTGGCGAATCCCGCGGCCCGCGAAGTGACTTTCGCGCAACTGGCCGAAGCCTATTCGGATCAGGCGCGGGGATTGGTGGACGGCGGCGCGGACATCCTGTTGGTGGAGACCGTTTTCGACACGCTCAACGCCAAGGCGGCCCTCTACGCCATCGACACGCTCTGCGCGGAGCTGGGATGCGCAATTCCCGTGATGGTCTCGGGAACGCTGGCCGACGCCAGCGGCCGCACCCTCTCGGGGCAGACCGTCGAGGTATTCGCCGCCTCGGTGTCGCACGCACACCTGCTCTCCGTGGGCCTCAACTGCGCTTACGGGGCCAAGCAGCTCCTGCCCTACCTCGAGCGGCTGGCGGCGGTGGCCGAAACACGCATTTCGGCACACCCCAACGCCGGGCTTCCCAACGTGATGGGCGGCTACGACGAGACCCCCGAGATGTTCGCCGAGGACGTCGGGGAGTACCTGCGGCGCGGACTGGTCAACATCGTGGGCGGATGCTGCGGCACCACCCCCGCACACATTTTCGAACTGTCGAAGATCGCCGGGCAATACACCCCGCGGCCCCTTCCCGAACCCCGCCATACGACGGTGCTGAGCGGTCTGGAGCCGCTGCGGATCGTCCCCGAAGCCAACTTCATCAACATCGGCGAGCGCACCAACGTCGCCGGGTCGGCCAAATTCGCCCGGCTGATCCGCGAAGCCAACTACGAGGAGGCCCTTTCGGTGGCCCGCGCACAAGTCGACGCCGGGGCGCAGATCGTCGACGTCTGCATGGACGACGGGCTGATCGACGGCCCCACGGCGATGCGCACGTTCCTCAACCTGATGGCCTCGGAGCCCGAAATAGCCCGCGTGCCGGTGATGATCGACTCGTCGAAATGGGAGGTACTTCAAGCGGGACTTGAGGTGACGCAGGGTAAGTCGGTGGTTAACTCCATCTCGCTCAAGGAGGGCGAGGCGGAGTTCCTGCGCCGGGCCGGGGAGATTCACCGCTTCGGCGCGGCTGCCGTGGTGATGCTCTTCGACGAACGGGGGCAGGCCGACACCTACGAACGTAAAGTAGAGGTTGCGGAGCGGGCCTACCGGACGCTGACCGAAAACGGATTCCCCCCGGAGGACATCATCTTCGACCCCAATGTACTTGCCGTGGCAACGGGCATTCCCGAGCACGACGGCTATGCCAAGGCTTTCATCGACGCCACGCGCTGGATCAAGGAGAACCTTCCCCATGCGAAGGTCTCGGGCGGCGTGTCGAACCTCTCGTTCGCCTTCCGAGGCAACAACGCCGTGCGCGAGGCGATGCACTCGGCGTTCCTCTACCACGCCATCCGCGCGGGCATGGACATGGGCATCGTCAACCCGCAACTGGTCCGTGTCTACAGCGAGATCGAACCCGAACTGCTCGAGCGGGTCGAGGACGTGATCCTCTGCCGCCGGGCCGACGCCGCGGAACGCCTGACGGAGTATGCCCAGCAGGTGCAGCAGACGGCCCAGACACAGCCGCAGGCCCCCGACGCGTGGCGCGCGGGGACGCTCGAAGAACGTATCGCCCACGCGATGCTCAAGGGCGTGGCGGACTACATCGAGCAGGATGCGCTGGAGGGTTACGAGGCGCTGGGCAGCCCGATGGCCGTGATCGACACGCTGCTGATGCCCGCCATGGAGCAGGTGGGAGCGCTGTTCGGCGAGGGCAAGATGTTCCTGCCGCAGGTAGTCAAGACCGCCCGCGTGATGAAGCGCGCGGTGGCGGCGCTGACGCCCTACATCGAACAGGGTTCGGGCGGCACTTCACATAACGCCGGCAAGGTGCTGATCGCCACGGTGAAAGGCGACGTGCACGACATCGGCAAGAACATCGTGGCGGTCGTGATGGCCTGCAACGGATATGAAATCAAGGACTTGGGCGTGATGGTCGAGTCGGAGCGCATCGTCGACGAGGCGGTGGCGTGGGGTGCGCAGAGCATCTGTCTGAGCGGCCTGATAACCCCGTCGCTCGACGAAATGGCCCATGTCTGTGCAGAGCTGGAACGCCGCGGGCTTCGCATCCCGGTCATCATCGGCGGCGCGACGACCTCGGACCTCCATACGGCGGTGAAGATCGCCCCGGTCTACTCGGGGGCAGTGATCCATTCCGCGAACGCCAGCAGCAACAGCCAGATTTTGGCACAGTTGCTCGGCCCCGACGGCGACCTCTACATCGACAAAATAAAGGCCGACCAGCAGGCCCTGCGCCAAGATTACGCCCGCCAACTGCGGATACGCGACCTCATGCCGCTGGCCGAGGCACGCAAGGCGGGACGGAGCGCCCGGCCACACGATCCGGTAAAACCGCTCCATCCGGGACGCATGGTCTTCCCGGATTTCGATGTGGCCGACGCCGAGCCGTTCATCGACTGGAATTTCTTCTTCCCGGCGTGGGGACTCAAGGGGCGTTATCCCGAGATACTGGACCACCCCGACCGGGGCGCCGAGGCCCGCAAGGTCTTCGCGGATGCGCAGGCGTTGCTGGCGCGCATCCGCGACGAGCGGTTGCTGACCCTGCAAGGCGTCGTGGGCATCTTTCCGGCACGCTCCGAGGGCGACGACATCCGGGTGACGGACACCAAGGGCCGCGAAAAGCGCCTCCCGATGCTCCGCAACCAGACACGCGGGCAGGAGAACCGCTCGCTGGCCGACTTCATCGCCCCGGCCGGCGACTGGATCGGCTGTTTCGCCGTGACGGCCGGCATCGGGCTGAAAGAGCTCACCGAGAAGTTCCGCGCCGAGGGCGACGACTACTCGGCGATCATGGCCAAACTGCTGGCCGACCGGCTGACGGAGGCTTTCGCCGAGGCGGTGCACACGTTCGTGCGGCGGCAGATGTGGGGCTACGAAACGGGGGAACCGCTCACCCCGAAACAGGTCGTCCGCGGCGAGTACCGCGGCCGCCGCATGGCCTTCGGCTACCCGGCGACGCCCGACCATTCGTTAAAGCGCGAGGTTTTCGACCTGCTGGCCGCCGAGGTGACGACCGGCATGCGGCTGACCGAAAACTGGATGATCGACCCCGGTGAGGCGCTGTGCGGCCTGCTGTTGGCCGATGCCGACTACTTTTCGGTCGGGACCATCGACGCGCAGCAGTTGGAGGAGTATGCCGAACGCCGCGGAATGGAGGTTGAAACCGTAAAAAAGATTATACCGAACAACGTATGA